One genomic region from Bombus terrestris chromosome 15, iyBomTerr1.2, whole genome shotgun sequence encodes:
- the LOC100648147 gene encoding oxygen-dependent coproporphyrinogen-III oxidase, with protein sequence MIPRTLIKNWISLRHFFHKHYTIQYKVKNIKYIGFGIFTSILVYSTSGITIFAAQNELDIKKFMAQPITDIKKLKKKDDMKTKMELLVMKTQADFCKALESLEEPGHSFKVDRWIRKEGGGGITCILQDGVVFEKAGVNVSVVTGMLPPGAVQQMRARGKKMGEGSVPFFAAGVSAVIHPRNPMVPTIHFNYRYFEVENPDGSIQWWFGGGTDLTPYYLNEDDVKHFHSTLKAACDQYDPSYYSKYKKWCDDYFFITHRGERRGVGGIFFDDIDTPSQEEAFQFVKSCAEAVIPSYIPLVDKHKDDGYGYSERQWQLLRRGRYVEFNLIYDRGTKFGLYTPGARYESILMSLPLSANWQYMHEPKPGSKEAELVDVLRNPKEWLN encoded by the coding sequence ATGATTCCACgaacattaataaaaaattggatTTCTTTACGTCATTTTTTTCATAAACATTATACAATCCAATATAAGGTCAAAAACATCAAGTACATTGGTTTTGGTATATTCACAAGTATTTTGGTTTATAGTACTTCAGGAATCACAATATTTGCAGCACAAAATGAGttggatattaaaaaatttatggcACAACCTATTACTGacataaagaaattaaagaagaaagatgATATGAAAACAAAAATGGAATTGTTAGTAATGAAAACTCAAGCAGACTTTTGTAAAGCTTTGGAATCTTTAGAAGAACCAGGCCATTCTTTTAAAGTTGACAGATGGATTAGGAAGGAAGGCGGTGGAGGAATTACTTGTATTTTGCAAGATGGAGTTGTTTTTGAAAAAGCTGGAGTAAATGTATCTGTCGTTACTGGTATGTTACCACCAGGTGCAGTACAACAAATGAGAGCACGTGGGAAAAAAATGGGAGAGGGATCTGTACCATTCTTTGCAGCTGGTGTAAGTGCTGTAATTCATCCTCGAAATCCCATGGTTCCAACAATACATTTCAACTATCGTTACTTTGAAGTAGAAAATCCAGATGGTTCAATTCAGTGGTGGTTTGGAGGTGGCACAGATCTAACACCTTATTACTTAAATGAGGATgatgtaaaacattttcataGTACTTTAAAAGCTGCATGTGATCAATATGATCCTTCATATTATTCAAAATACAAAAAATGGTGTGatgattatttttttattacacatAGAGGAGAACGTAGAGGAGTAGGTGGTATCTTTTTTGATGACATTGATACTCCTAGCCAAGAAGAAGCATTTCAATTTGTAAAGTCTTGTGCAGAAGCTGTTATTCCTTCTTACATTCCATTAGTTGACAAACATAAAGATGATGGATATGGATACAGTGAAAGACAATGGCAATTATTACGTAGAGGAAGATATGTTGAATTTAACTTAATATACGATCGTGGTACAAAATTTGGTTTATATACACCTGGTGCAAGATATGAAAGTATATTAATGTCTTTGCCCTTGTCTGCAAATTGGCAATATATGCATGAACCAAAACCTGGTTCAAAAGAAGCAGAACTTGTTGATGTATTAAGAAACCCTAAGGAATGGTTGAACTAA
- the LOC100646966 gene encoding serine--tRNA ligase, mitochondrial, whose amino-acid sequence MWFKKQFSRFLKYPQFYTRTLYRTQSTQYNVDTITHIPEPEYNIDFLCNPCNRDIIFNNIAARKSIGDIDKILELSKNPELKKSLLHELNKIPNQTDPRVLSYGEEPQILKECGRNPEFDFEPQEFSTLVTNLKAFKSKQLGPLIGTRGYLFLGDLAELEEALVHFTVRKLMKHGFKLISVPDIIPTEVIERCGLIIDNGRHLVYNLSPFYGENYSLSGTAEMSLAYKVMNTVFSSEDLPLKMAAVSRCFRAEISNLIHERSIYRVHQFTKVEMFVCSKHEESEYQFQELLNIQEDLFSSLNLYFRIIDMPAHDLGSPAYRKVDMEGWMPGRKLYGELSSCSNCTDYQSRRLRIKYKTNKGEVLHVHTLNGTACAVPRMLIALCETHQTKHMRIQIPEILIPYMAGKTLIKKQPIANMKLHKYKSQI is encoded by the exons ATGTGGTTCAAGAAACAATTTAGTCGATTTCTTAAATATCCTCAGTTTTATACAAGGACTTTG TATAGGACACAGTCAACACAATATAATGTAGACACAATAACACATATTCCAGAACCCGAATATAATATTGATTTTCTATGTAATCCATGTAATcgagatattatttttaataatatagcaGCAAGGAAAAGTATTGGAGATATTGATAAAATTCTTGAACTTTCAAAAAATCCAGAGTTAAAAAAGTCTCTTTTGCATGAGTTAAATAAAATACCAAATCAAACAGATCCAAGAGTATTATCTTATGGCGAAGAACcacaaattttaaaagaatGCGGGCGTAATCCAGAATTTGATTTTGAACCACAAGAATTTTCAACATTAGTTACAAATTTAAAGGCATTCAAAAGTAAACAATTGGGGCCCTTAATAGGAACACGAGGTTACTTGTTCTTAGGAGATCTAGCAGAATTAGAAGAAGCATTAGTTCATTTTACAGTCAGAAAGTTAATGAAACATGGCTTTAAACTTATCTCTGTACCTGATATTATCCCTACTGAAGTTATAGAAAGATGTGGATTGATAATAGATAATGGAAGACACCTTGTATATAATTTAAGTCCTTTTTATGGAGAGAACTATAGTTTATCTGGAACAGCAGAAATGTCCTTAGCTTATAAAGTAATGAATACTGTATTTAGTTCAGAAGATTTACCACTAAAAATGGCTGCTGTAAGCAGGTGTTTTAGGGCTGAAATATCTAATCTTATACATGAGAGAAGTATATACAG GGTCCATCAATTTACAAAAGTTGAAATGTTTGTATGTTCAAAACATGAAGAGTCAGAATATCAGTTTCAAGAACTTCTGAATATTCAAGAagatttattttcttcattaaatttatattttcgaataATTGATATGCCAGCTCATGATTTAGGGTCTCCAGCATATAG gaAAGTAGATATGGAAGGATGGATGCCTGGAAGAAAATTATATGGAGAATTATCTAGTTGTAGTAATTGTACAGATTATCAGTCACGACGACttcgtataaaatataagaCAAATAAGGGAGAAGTTTTACATGTTCATACTTTGAATGGAACTGCATGTGCTGTACCTCGCATGTTAATAGCACTTTGTGAAACACATCAAACAAAACATATGCGTATTCAAATCCCTGAAATTTTAATACCTTATATGGCAGGAAAGACACTTATTAAAAAACAACCAATTGCTAACATGAAACTCCATAAATACAAATCACAAATCTAA
- the LOC100646042 gene encoding protein krasavietz, with translation MSQKIEKPILSGQRIKTRKRDEKEKYDPMGFRDAILLGLEKAGNDLDAISKYLDAAGSKLDYRRYGEDLFDILIAGGLLVPGGSIAQDGDKPVKTTACVFEQPEDMESMRNFEQVFIKLMRRYKYLEKMFEEEMKKVLVFMKGFTPKERIKLARMTALWISNGSVPPTVLSVLINEHLVKDNLALDFLLEVFVTWRQEKGLSSLMTALKKGNIEGRLMEFVPPNKRTEEYFRSVFEAVGLADIVKLHKAQASQEAKRDLQQLLLDDLADNRPLKDIILDLKEMAQKSGIPEHEVIGLIWVVVMGQAEWNKKEELVADQALKHLKIYTPLFDVFTTTARSELALLLKVQEFCYENMNFMKVFQKIVLLFYKTDVISEEVILKWYKEGHSVKGKMMFLDQMKKFIEWLQNAEEESESGEEED, from the exons ATGAgtcaaaaaatagaaaaaccaATATTATCAGGTCAACGCATAAAGACCAGAAAAAGAG atgaaaaagaaaaatatgaccCTATGGGATTTCGAGATGCGATTTTACTTGGTTTGGAAAAGGCTGGTAACGACTTAGATGCAATTTCAAAGTACTTGGACGCAGCTGGCTCTAAATTAGATTACCGCAGATATGGAGAGGACCTCTTTGACATCTTAATAGCTGGTGGACTTTTAGTTCCAGGCGGTTCTATTGCTCAAGATGGTGATAAACCAGTAAAAACCACTGCTTGTGTTTTTGAACAACCAGAAGATATGGAATCTATGCGAAATTTTGAACAA GTTTTCATCAAACTTATGAGACGTTATAAATACTTGGAAAAAATGTTTgaggaagaaatgaaaaaagtatTGGTTTTTATGAAAGGCTTCACTCCTAAGGAAAGGATAAAATTAGCTAGAATGACAGCTCTGTGGATATCCAATGGTTCTGTTCCACCTACTGTTTTATCAGTTTTAATTAATGAACATCTGGTTAAAGACAACTTAGCATTAGACTTTTTATTAGAAGTTTTTGTCACTTGGAGGCAGGAGAAAGGTCTATCCAGTTTAATGACTGctttgaaaaaaggaaatattgaaGGAAG GTTAATGGAATTTGTACCGCCTAATAAACGAACTGAAGAATATTTTCGATCTGTATTTGAAGCTGTTGGTCTTGCAGACattgtaaaattacataaagcTCAAGCAAGTCAAGAAGCAAAACGGGACTTGCAACAACTGTTATTGGATGATTTGGCTGATAATCGTCCTTTGAAAGATATTATACTTGATCTCAAAGAAATGGCACAGAAGAGTGGTATTCCTGAGCATGAAGTTATTGGCCTG ATTTGGGTTGTAGTAATGGGTCAAGCTGAAtggaataaaaaagaagaattagTGGCTGATCAAGCACTGAAGcacttaaaaatatatactcCACTGTTTGATGTTTTTACAACCACTGCCAGATCTGAGCTTGCACTTCTTCTCAAGGTTCAGGAATTTTGTTATGAGAATATGAACTTTATGAAAGTCTTccaaaaaattgttttactattttataaaa cgGATGTAATATCAGAAGAAGTGATTTTGAAGTGGTATAAGGAAGGCCACTCGGTTAAAGGAAAAATGATGTTCTTAGatcaaatgaaaaaattcattgAATGGTTACAGAATGCTGAAGAAGAATCTGAAtcaggagaagaagaagattaa